One genomic window of Sphingobacterium oryzagri includes the following:
- a CDS encoding DEAD/DEAH box helicase: MNPFLDLGIRHEVVNAIAEIGFEKPSPIQEKAIPVLLTGNDDFVGLAQTGTGKTAAFGLPLLELIDFTQRHPQALVLCPTRELCLQIAKDLEKFAKYIDNVNVVAVYGGANISDQLRQIRRGVQIVVATPGRMLDIIGRNAIDFSNVNYVVLDEADEMLNMGFQEDINNILSETPDTKKTWLFSATMPKEVRRIAQNYMNEPFELTVGTKNTGNANIEHHYYLIKAKDKYAAFKRIVDFYPEIFGIVFCRTKIETQEIAEALVKDGYNADSLHGDLSQQQRDKVMKRYRERSLQLLIATDVAARGIDVNDVTHVINFSLPDEVENYTHRSGRTARAGKTGISLSLVNVKELSKIRHIEKIIGKSFEKKEVPQGAEVCEKQLFKMIDKVHNVDVNEEQIAPFLPKIMESMEDLSKEDIIKRFASLEFNRFLEYYQNAPDLNIDARDTRRDGDRDRDRGERQSRSSSRGYTRLFMNLGSVDEFSRGDMLGFICNTAKISGKSIGKIDLKGVFTFFEVEDAEVNKVFEEFKGVDFNGRQVRIEVSADGGSRPEGRGGRPRGGESRGRGDRDRNRSFGGERSRGGERRGSRDRSESGGFRDFSGKRPASRSKY, encoded by the coding sequence ATGAACCCATTTTTAGACTTGGGAATCCGTCATGAAGTTGTTAATGCCATCGCCGAGATTGGTTTTGAAAAACCATCTCCCATCCAGGAAAAAGCCATTCCTGTATTACTGACTGGTAACGACGATTTTGTCGGATTAGCCCAAACCGGCACAGGAAAGACCGCGGCATTTGGTCTTCCATTATTAGAGTTAATTGACTTTACTCAAAGACACCCACAAGCATTAGTTTTATGCCCAACTCGTGAGTTGTGTTTACAGATCGCAAAAGATTTAGAGAAATTCGCTAAGTACATTGACAACGTAAATGTTGTTGCGGTATACGGTGGTGCAAACATCTCCGATCAATTGCGTCAGATTCGCCGTGGCGTACAGATTGTTGTCGCTACGCCTGGACGTATGCTTGACATCATCGGTAGAAACGCCATCGATTTTTCCAACGTAAATTACGTGGTGTTGGACGAAGCTGATGAAATGTTAAACATGGGATTTCAAGAGGATATCAACAATATTCTTTCGGAAACTCCTGACACCAAAAAAACCTGGTTATTCTCTGCTACTATGCCTAAAGAGGTACGTCGTATAGCGCAAAACTATATGAACGAGCCTTTTGAGCTTACGGTAGGAACAAAGAACACCGGTAATGCAAACATTGAACACCATTATTATTTAATTAAGGCTAAAGATAAATATGCGGCGTTCAAACGTATTGTAGATTTCTATCCCGAGATTTTCGGTATTGTTTTCTGCCGTACAAAGATTGAAACGCAAGAAATTGCTGAAGCTTTAGTAAAAGACGGTTATAATGCAGATTCGTTACATGGCGATTTGTCGCAACAACAACGCGACAAGGTTATGAAACGTTACCGTGAGCGCAGTCTTCAATTATTGATTGCAACGGATGTTGCTGCACGTGGTATCGACGTTAACGACGTAACGCACGTTATCAACTTCTCTTTACCTGATGAGGTAGAAAATTATACCCACCGTTCTGGCCGTACAGCTCGCGCGGGTAAAACAGGTATTTCGCTTTCTTTGGTGAATGTGAAAGAACTGAGCAAGATTCGCCACATCGAAAAAATTATCGGTAAATCGTTTGAAAAGAAAGAAGTTCCACAAGGAGCGGAAGTTTGCGAAAAGCAACTTTTCAAAATGATCGATAAAGTACACAACGTTGATGTCAATGAAGAGCAGATCGCACCTTTCCTTCCAAAAATTATGGAAAGTATGGAAGATCTTTCTAAAGAAGATATCATCAAACGTTTCGCTTCACTGGAATTCAACAGATTCCTGGAGTATTACCAAAACGCACCAGATTTAAATATCGATGCGCGTGATACGAGAAGAGACGGAGATAGAGACAGAGATCGTGGCGAACGCCAAAGCAGATCTTCTTCTAGAGGCTATACACGTTTGTTCATGAATTTAGGTTCGGTAGATGAATTTAGCCGTGGAGACATGCTTGGATTTATCTGTAACACCGCCAAAATTTCTGGAAAATCAATCGGAAAGATCGATTTGAAAGGCGTTTTCACCTTCTTCGAAGTGGAAGATGCAGAAGTGAACAAAGTGTTCGAAGAATTCAAAGGTGTAGATTTTAACGGCCGTCAGGTTCGTATCGAAGTGTCTGCAGATGGCGGTAGCCGTCCTGAAGGACGCGGAGGCCGTCCACGCGGAGGCGAAAGCAGAGGTCGTGGTGATCGTGATCGTAACCGTAGCTTCGGCGGAGAGCGCTCTCGCGGAGGCGAAAGACGCGGCTCTAGAGACAGAAGTGAAAGTGGCGGATTCCGGGATTTCTCTGGAAAAAGACCAGCTTCTCGATCAAAATATTAA
- a CDS encoding HPP family protein, translated as MKKHLQRQLRVYRYIFYKETLVDPKEHFWSFIGAFVGIFSIAFTQSLNLPVSENIFLIGSFGASSVLVYGAIQSPLAQPRNLIGGHVVSAIAGVTVAQLLPDIIWLTAPLAVASSIVAMQITRTLHPPGGATALIAVSSGTKIASLGYWYVLSPVLSGCLILFVVALVFNNITHKRHYPSKQSRLRRSRRKHIQTKRVAS; from the coding sequence TTGAAGAAACATCTACAGCGACAATTACGGGTGTATCGATACATTTTTTATAAAGAAACACTGGTTGATCCAAAAGAACACTTTTGGTCTTTTATTGGCGCTTTTGTCGGTATTTTTAGTATTGCTTTTACGCAATCACTGAATTTACCTGTTTCAGAAAATATTTTTCTAATAGGCTCCTTTGGAGCCTCCTCTGTTTTAGTGTATGGAGCTATACAAAGTCCGTTGGCGCAGCCGCGCAATCTTATCGGCGGACATGTGGTATCGGCCATTGCCGGGGTCACGGTAGCACAATTACTACCCGATATTATTTGGCTTACTGCGCCCTTGGCCGTTGCTTCCTCTATTGTGGCTATGCAAATTACGCGAACATTGCATCCGCCAGGCGGAGCAACGGCGTTGATCGCTGTTAGCAGTGGAACCAAAATAGCTTCACTTGGCTATTGGTACGTTTTAAGCCCGGTGCTATCCGGTTGCCTTATTTTATTTGTAGTTGCTTTGGTTTTTAACAATATCACGCACAAGCGTCACTATCCGTCAAAGCAATCGCGCTTACGCAGGTCGCGTCGCAAGCATATACAGACGAAGCGGGTAGCGTCGTAA
- the rlmB gene encoding 23S rRNA (guanosine(2251)-2'-O)-methyltransferase RlmB — translation MQHFQQRDRGEKRESNQMVFGIRAVIEAIDSGKEIESLFVQRGLSGSLFLELKALLKEHNLSFQQVPIEKLNRITRKNHQGVIAVISPITYHNIEDLLPAIYEKGETPFLLMLDGVTDVRNMGAIARTAECAGIHAIIVPKRGSAEINPDAIKTSAGALYKIPVCRQDSLGKTGRFLIDSGVQLVVSTEKTEDSIYDVNYTTPTCIIMGAEDVGVSDELIRISDKLAKIPMFGEIGSLNVSVSAGIVIYEAIRQRNLK, via the coding sequence ATGCAACATTTTCAACAACGAGACCGAGGCGAGAAACGGGAATCCAATCAAATGGTTTTCGGTATCCGCGCAGTTATTGAAGCCATCGATAGTGGCAAAGAAATCGAATCCCTGTTTGTACAACGGGGCTTGAGTGGTAGCCTATTTTTGGAGTTGAAAGCCTTGTTAAAAGAGCATAACCTAAGTTTTCAGCAAGTTCCGATAGAAAAGTTAAACCGTATCACGCGTAAAAACCACCAAGGAGTTATCGCTGTGATATCGCCGATAACGTACCATAATATTGAAGATCTGTTGCCGGCCATTTATGAGAAGGGCGAAACACCGTTTCTACTGATGCTTGATGGGGTGACGGATGTACGTAATATGGGAGCGATTGCGCGTACCGCAGAATGTGCTGGTATTCATGCGATCATCGTGCCTAAACGCGGTTCTGCAGAAATTAATCCTGATGCAATCAAAACATCGGCTGGTGCGCTGTATAAAATTCCGGTTTGTCGTCAGGATTCTCTCGGCAAGACAGGACGTTTCTTAATTGATTCTGGCGTGCAGTTGGTCGTCAGTACCGAAAAAACAGAAGATTCGATTTATGATGTCAACTATACAACGCCTACCTGCATCATTATGGGAGCGGAAGATGTCGGTGTCTCCGACGAACTTATCCGTATTTCTGATAAATTGGCAAAAATTCCGATGTTTGGTGAAATCGGCTCTTTAAACGTTTCGGTATCGGCAGGTATCGTTATTTATGAAGCTATCCGTCAACGTAACTTAAAGTAG
- a CDS encoding DNA polymerase III subunit gamma/tau, which produces MDNFIVSARKYRPVTFDSVVGQGHITSTLKNAIHNNQLAQAFLFCGPRGVGKTTCARILAKTINCEHITENVEACGTCDSCISFQNGNSFSIHELDAASNNSVDDIRSLIEQVRIPPQAGKYKIYIIDEVHMLSQAAFNAFLKTLEEPPSYAIFILATTEKHKILPTILSRCQIFDFNRIKVEAMANHLASIAQKESISFEPDGLHIIAQKADGGLRDALSMFDQIVSFSNKNISYQAVIDNLNILDYDYYFQLVDRIAGEDGAQTLLIFDKVLNNGFDGGHFISGLATHLRNLLVSKEPATLKLLEVSDNIKRKYLEQSQALSSGLLLSTLNIANQCEINYKSSKNQRLQVELALLKMCHVAAAILLSKQGSFVPSASTEVKKKLPEQSVAAPSTPSVTVSSTPTPAPLTASVPASQAAVTAVASTTTPPPAAAIAENQSASATPKKGWGKLPSSIDIPNLNTIFEDKPVEESEENDLVQGNAYSEVTWNAFLSKWNTFAEGLKKTTRVTLYTIMTANVPRLNGTLIEVDVENAVQMDELKVGKIDLLNYLRVQLNNFALDIQGVQVEMTKVRKPYTSQEKYQAMLSKNPALETLRKAFNLGLS; this is translated from the coding sequence ATGGATAATTTTATTGTTTCGGCACGTAAATATCGCCCGGTAACCTTCGATTCGGTTGTTGGTCAGGGACATATTACGAGTACGCTTAAAAATGCCATCCACAATAACCAATTAGCGCAAGCTTTTTTGTTTTGTGGACCGAGAGGGGTGGGTAAAACGACCTGTGCGCGCATTCTGGCTAAAACAATAAATTGTGAGCATATCACTGAAAATGTAGAAGCTTGTGGCACCTGCGACAGCTGTATATCTTTTCAAAACGGCAATTCATTTAGCATACATGAGCTCGATGCCGCGTCTAACAATTCGGTAGATGATATTCGAAGTCTCATTGAGCAAGTGCGTATACCGCCACAGGCCGGTAAGTACAAGATTTATATCATTGATGAGGTGCATATGCTCTCGCAGGCCGCATTCAATGCTTTTCTAAAGACTTTAGAAGAACCGCCTTCTTACGCGATTTTTATCTTGGCCACAACAGAGAAGCACAAGATTTTGCCGACTATTCTTTCCCGTTGTCAGATTTTTGATTTTAACCGGATTAAGGTGGAAGCAATGGCCAATCATTTGGCATCTATTGCGCAAAAAGAATCGATTAGCTTTGAGCCGGATGGTTTACATATTATTGCGCAAAAGGCCGATGGCGGACTGCGCGATGCGCTTTCCATGTTCGATCAAATTGTCAGCTTTTCTAACAAGAATATTTCCTATCAGGCGGTTATTGATAACCTGAATATTCTCGATTACGATTACTATTTCCAGTTGGTGGATCGTATTGCCGGAGAAGATGGCGCACAAACGTTGCTGATCTTCGATAAGGTCTTGAATAACGGATTTGATGGCGGTCATTTTATCAGCGGACTGGCGACGCATTTGCGAAACCTGCTCGTGTCTAAAGAGCCGGCTACATTGAAATTGCTGGAAGTAAGCGATAATATCAAACGAAAGTATTTAGAACAGTCGCAAGCCTTAAGCTCGGGTTTATTACTGTCTACGTTGAATATTGCCAACCAATGTGAGATCAATTACAAGAGTAGCAAGAACCAGCGTTTGCAAGTCGAGCTAGCTTTATTGAAAATGTGCCACGTGGCGGCAGCGATACTGCTCAGTAAGCAAGGAAGTTTTGTTCCCTCAGCATCGACTGAGGTAAAAAAAAAACTCCCTGAGCAATCCGTAGCAGCGCCGTCTACGCCTAGCGTAACGGTCTCCAGCACGCCAACACCAGCGCCGCTCACGGCGTCGGTTCCCGCAAGTCAAGCTGCCGTAACGGCAGTAGCATCAACTACCACGCCGCCTCCTGCAGCAGCGATCGCTGAAAATCAGTCGGCTTCCGCAACGCCGAAGAAGGGTTGGGGAAAACTACCTTCTTCCATCGATATTCCAAATCTCAATACGATTTTTGAAGATAAACCGGTAGAAGAATCGGAAGAGAACGATTTGGTGCAAGGTAATGCCTACAGTGAGGTAACCTGGAATGCTTTTCTTTCCAAATGGAATACGTTTGCCGAGGGCTTGAAGAAAACAACGCGTGTGACGCTATACACGATTATGACGGCTAATGTGCCTCGATTGAACGGTACACTGATCGAAGTAGACGTGGAAAATGCCGTGCAAATGGACGAGCTAAAGGTTGGTAAGATTGATCTCCTCAATTATTTACGTGTGCAGCTCAATAATTTCGCACTCGATATTCAAGGTGTGCAGGTAGAAATGACCAAGGTGCGCAAGCCATACACATCACAGGAAAAATACCAGGCCATGCTGTCGAAAAATCCGGCATTAGAAACATTGAGAAAAGCTTTTAACCTCGGCCTGAGTTAG
- a CDS encoding glycosyltransferase family 39 protein gives MQHNRNVRNGLLIGFILVKFFIQYQLFSGAYELHRDEFLHLDQANHLAWGYLSVPPVTSWLSYIIQLLGNGFFWIKFFPTLFGALTMVVVWKTVEQLNGGLFALVLSAVCVTFSVLFRLNALYQPNSLDVLCWTASYYFLLKYLASERPKWLYFFALTFAFGFLNKYNIIFMLAGVFLSLLLTKDRKIFLNGHLYAAALLGLLIISPNLYWQHTHGYPVFIHLRELADTQLVNVRISDFIGAQLLFFPGSILLVFLGLYALATDKKYLPYRSLCWSFLITIGIFLLLKAKDYYAIGIYPIYFAFGAVAISHLVAAPSKRMIKAGVLLLPLLLFLPMYLYAFPNKSPQYVVKKHHIYHMLGLLRWEDGEEHPIPQDFADMLGWRELARKVDSVYDEFPDKKHTLVLCDNYGQAGAINYYSQHGIQAVSFNADYVNWFDLAPAYHHLIRVKNNADQGKEYALTSAFFKESTKADSIGNRYAREYGTTIYSFRDATIDINARLLSELLATPGYLKKQR, from the coding sequence ATGCAGCATAACCGAAACGTCAGGAACGGACTACTTATCGGCTTTATTTTAGTTAAGTTTTTCATTCAATACCAGTTGTTCAGCGGCGCGTATGAATTGCACCGGGATGAATTTCTCCACCTGGATCAAGCCAACCATTTGGCATGGGGCTACCTCTCCGTTCCGCCGGTTACTTCCTGGTTATCATACATCATCCAGTTGTTGGGCAATGGATTTTTCTGGATAAAATTCTTTCCAACCTTGTTTGGTGCGCTGACGATGGTCGTGGTTTGGAAAACGGTAGAACAACTTAACGGTGGACTTTTCGCGCTCGTGTTAAGCGCTGTTTGCGTGACATTTTCCGTATTGTTTCGGCTAAACGCTTTATACCAACCCAATTCCCTGGATGTGTTGTGTTGGACAGCGAGCTATTATTTTCTACTGAAATACCTGGCGAGTGAACGGCCTAAATGGCTTTACTTTTTTGCCCTCACCTTTGCCTTTGGTTTCCTCAACAAATACAACATTATTTTCATGCTTGCCGGTGTATTTCTATCCTTACTGCTTACAAAGGATCGCAAAATATTTTTAAACGGACATCTCTATGCAGCGGCACTACTCGGTTTGCTGATTATATCACCCAATTTATACTGGCAACACACGCACGGCTATCCTGTATTTATACACCTGCGCGAGCTGGCCGACACACAATTGGTCAATGTGCGCATCAGCGATTTTATAGGCGCGCAGCTTTTATTTTTCCCAGGCAGTATACTACTGGTTTTTCTTGGGCTATATGCTTTAGCAACGGACAAAAAATACCTGCCTTACCGATCATTATGCTGGTCTTTTCTGATCACGATAGGCATATTCCTGCTTTTGAAGGCTAAAGATTACTACGCCATAGGCATTTATCCGATTTATTTCGCATTTGGCGCCGTGGCAATTTCTCATTTGGTGGCTGCACCATCAAAAAGAATGATCAAAGCTGGTGTATTGCTGCTGCCTTTGCTGCTTTTTTTACCGATGTATCTATATGCTTTTCCGAACAAAAGTCCGCAATATGTTGTCAAAAAACACCACATCTACCACATGCTCGGATTGCTGCGTTGGGAAGACGGTGAAGAGCACCCGATACCGCAAGATTTTGCCGACATGCTGGGTTGGCGCGAGCTGGCGCGAAAAGTAGACAGCGTGTACGACGAGTTTCCGGATAAAAAACACACCTTAGTGCTTTGCGATAATTATGGCCAGGCGGGCGCTATTAATTATTATTCGCAGCACGGTATTCAGGCCGTTTCTTTTAATGCAGATTATGTAAACTGGTTTGATTTGGCTCCGGCTTATCATCACCTTATACGCGTAAAAAACAACGCAGATCAAGGTAAAGAATATGCGTTGACATCAGCATTTTTTAAGGAATCGACAAAGGCAGATAGCATCGGCAATCGCTACGCGAGGGAATATGGCACGACAATATACAGCTTCCGCGATGCAACGATAGACATTAATGCACGTCTGCTGTCGGAATTACTGGCGACACCGGGTTACTTAAAAAAGCAGCGCTAG
- a CDS encoding adenylosuccinate synthase, with protein MKVDVLLGLQWGDEGKGKFVDALASGYDAVARFHGGSNAGHTLIFEGKKIVLNSIPSGILHADMINIIGSGVVLDVESFCNELRILTQVGYAVQRNGKLWISRKAHLLLPTHALLDKYAEEALGDTKIGSTQKGIAPAYADKILRKGLRVMDILAADFPARVVQLLSDHAKQLEQTFALRVDVNQLYADFMRNIEQLRQFSFVDAEWEINKLLLAGKRVLAEGAQATLLDIDHGSYPFVTSSNTIAGAACTGLGIAPKTIGLVYGVFKAYCTRVGNGPFASEINGGLADQLRMKGNEFGSVTKRPRRIGWLDLPALQYAIMINGVDRLIMTKADVLSGMDVVRVCTSYATESEFQGYSTNCETANGNVFFKDFAGWPEDIAALRERKDLPEALQQYLAFIEDALKIPITYISVGPDREQIIPS; from the coding sequence ATGAAAGTAGATGTTTTATTAGGACTGCAGTGGGGCGACGAAGGTAAAGGTAAATTTGTCGATGCCTTGGCTTCTGGATATGATGCGGTCGCTCGATTTCACGGCGGATCAAATGCTGGTCACACCTTAATTTTCGAAGGAAAGAAGATCGTATTAAATAGTATTCCTTCCGGCATTTTGCACGCTGACATGATCAATATCATCGGATCGGGTGTGGTGTTGGATGTCGAATCCTTTTGTAATGAGCTGCGTATTTTAACGCAGGTTGGTTATGCTGTGCAGCGAAATGGCAAGCTATGGATTTCCAGGAAAGCACACTTGCTATTGCCTACACATGCCTTGCTTGATAAGTATGCCGAAGAAGCGCTTGGTGACACCAAAATTGGATCCACACAAAAAGGTATTGCACCAGCTTATGCCGATAAAATATTGCGTAAAGGATTGCGGGTGATGGATATTCTGGCAGCAGATTTTCCAGCACGTGTAGTCCAATTACTTAGCGACCATGCAAAACAACTCGAGCAAACTTTTGCGCTGCGGGTTGATGTCAATCAGTTATATGCCGATTTTATGCGAAACATCGAGCAATTGCGCCAATTTTCTTTTGTGGATGCCGAGTGGGAAATTAACAAACTGCTTCTTGCCGGAAAGCGCGTGTTAGCGGAAGGTGCACAAGCTACCTTACTGGATATTGACCATGGATCTTATCCATTTGTGACTTCTTCCAATACGATTGCAGGCGCTGCTTGCACTGGATTGGGTATCGCGCCAAAAACAATCGGTTTGGTTTACGGCGTTTTTAAAGCTTATTGCACGCGCGTAGGAAACGGACCTTTTGCCAGTGAAATAAACGGCGGACTTGCCGATCAGTTGCGCATGAAAGGTAACGAATTTGGATCGGTTACTAAACGCCCACGTCGTATTGGTTGGCTGGATCTTCCCGCATTACAATACGCGATCATGATCAACGGCGTTGATCGCCTGATCATGACCAAAGCCGATGTGTTGAGCGGTATGGATGTGGTTCGGGTGTGCACGAGCTATGCAACTGAGTCTGAATTTCAAGGCTATAGCACCAATTGTGAAACGGCAAATGGCAACGTTTTTTTTAAAGATTTTGCTGGCTGGCCGGAAGATATCGCTGCCTTGCGCGAGCGAAAAGATTTACCGGAAGCCTTGCAGCAATATCTCGCTTTTATTGAGGATGCGTTGAAGATCCCGATTACCTATATTTCAGTCGGGCCAGATCGTGAGCAGATTATCCCATCATAA
- a CDS encoding Crp/Fnr family transcriptional regulator: protein MEQLIAYLMQFGELTAQDIAEIASHVKQIDLRKGDYFVESGKICVNLGFILAGICRSCYYSKGGDDFTRYFIYEGRIIGDINSYLDQVPALEYIEAVTDCSLLTWSKAGFDQLEKSVANWTVIFAKLNAQVLENKLKMASNMLVQDGYTRYLNFLNHYPGLCNRVPQAMLASYLGLTPSSLSRIRRKIN from the coding sequence ATGGAGCAACTCATCGCTTATTTGATGCAATTTGGCGAACTTACAGCGCAAGATATTGCCGAGATAGCTAGTCATGTGAAACAAATTGATTTGCGTAAAGGCGACTACTTTGTCGAGTCGGGAAAGATTTGCGTGAATCTAGGCTTTATTCTCGCGGGTATTTGCCGCTCTTGCTATTACAGTAAAGGTGGCGACGATTTTACGCGTTACTTCATTTACGAAGGACGAATCATTGGCGATATCAACAGTTATCTCGATCAAGTGCCTGCATTGGAATATATCGAAGCCGTTACCGATTGTAGTTTGCTAACATGGAGCAAGGCTGGTTTTGACCAGCTGGAAAAAAGCGTAGCGAACTGGACGGTGATTTTTGCTAAGCTAAACGCTCAGGTGCTGGAAAATAAACTGAAAATGGCCAGCAACATGCTGGTGCAAGATGGATATACGCGTTATCTTAATTTTCTGAATCATTATCCTGGTCTTTGTAATCGCGTTCCACAGGCTATGTTAGCTTCCTATCTGGGGCTGACGCCATCATCATTAAGTCGTATCCGACGAAAAATTAATTAG
- a CDS encoding VOC family protein: MIKGIYETHIQVSNLERALAFYTKVLNLKLGHLDEARRIAFLFMPEDKSSMLGLWEQTENLQTRHFAFYCDQAFILDQAVSFLQDNGLQPYNFLKDGSIQPMVFAWMPALAIYFNDPDGNQLEFIALLTGEAKPALGVLTYGDWLAQQ, encoded by the coding sequence ATGATCAAGGGCATTTACGAAACACACATACAGGTTAGCAATTTGGAGCGTGCGCTGGCCTTCTATACCAAAGTTTTGAATCTAAAGCTAGGTCACCTGGATGAAGCAAGGCGAATCGCTTTTCTTTTCATGCCTGAAGATAAAAGCAGCATGCTTGGACTTTGGGAACAAACGGAAAACCTGCAAACCCGCCATTTCGCATTTTACTGCGACCAAGCTTTTATTCTCGATCAGGCAGTCAGTTTTTTACAGGATAATGGTTTGCAGCCGTATAATTTTTTGAAGGATGGCAGCATACAGCCGATGGTGTTCGCCTGGATGCCTGCCTTGGCCATTTATTTTAACGATCCCGACGGAAACCAGTTGGAGTTTATCGCTCTGCTGACGGGAGAAGCCAAACCCGCGCTTGGGGTATTGACATATGGAGATTGGCTGGCGCAACAATAG
- a CDS encoding ferritin-like domain-containing protein, with protein sequence MGNLAVLNELVEINNDRVAGFEKAIADLSDENIDLKAVFQRYTEQSHNFSQELSAVIARHGGEVETGTSVSSSLHRAWIDVKALFGGTDRVSILDEAERGEDAIKAAYKAALDHGELQGDALALVMKQALAIKEGHDEIKLLRDTAKAIN encoded by the coding sequence ATGGGAAATTTAGCAGTATTAAACGAATTAGTCGAGATAAATAACGATCGCGTTGCTGGTTTTGAAAAGGCTATCGCAGACCTATCAGACGAAAATATTGATTTGAAAGCCGTTTTTCAGCGCTACACCGAGCAAAGTCATAACTTTAGCCAAGAGTTGAGCGCCGTTATCGCACGTCACGGCGGTGAAGTGGAAACGGGTACGAGCGTAAGCAGCAGTTTACACCGGGCCTGGATTGATGTAAAAGCCTTATTTGGCGGTACCGACCGGGTTAGCATTTTGGATGAGGCCGAACGCGGTGAGGATGCTATTAAAGCCGCTTACAAAGCTGCTCTTGACCATGGTGAATTACAAGGCGATGCCCTTGCGCTCGTAATGAAGCAAGCGCTCGCTATCAAAGAAGGTCATGATGAGATTAAACTATTGCGTGATACGGCAAAAGCGATTAATTAA
- a CDS encoding alpha/beta fold hydrolase produces MSTIINKAGTEEVKLHVADYGQGEPIILIHGWPLSHKSWEKQIPALVDAGYRVIAYDRRGFGDSDRPWDGYDYDTLASDLHTIISELQLSNVTLVGFSMGGGEVVRYITNYGESNIAKIALISSIIPLVKQHSDNPDGVPAEKLEEIAQALKDDRVGFLKGFHEQFYGVDKDPGAVSEGQLAFDFSIASQAAPQATEKAADAWANTDFRTESAAITVPTLIIHGKKDATVPFETAGQQANELIAHSVLIKYDDAAHGLNITHTERLNNDLLAFLRT; encoded by the coding sequence ATGTCAACAATCATAAACAAAGCAGGAACCGAAGAGGTGAAACTGCATGTCGCAGACTACGGACAAGGAGAACCTATTATTTTAATCCACGGCTGGCCGTTGAGCCATAAGTCTTGGGAAAAGCAAATTCCAGCATTGGTTGATGCTGGGTATCGCGTTATCGCTTACGATAGAAGAGGATTTGGTGATTCTGATCGGCCTTGGGATGGCTATGACTATGATACCTTGGCAAGTGACTTGCATACTATTATTAGCGAACTACAGCTCAGCAACGTAACACTCGTCGGGTTTTCGATGGGTGGAGGCGAAGTGGTACGCTACATTACAAATTATGGAGAAAGCAATATTGCCAAGATCGCTTTAATATCATCAATCATTCCGCTGGTCAAGCAACACTCGGATAATCCGGACGGCGTACCGGCAGAAAAACTAGAAGAGATAGCACAAGCCTTGAAAGACGACCGCGTAGGATTTTTGAAAGGCTTTCACGAGCAGTTTTACGGTGTAGACAAAGATCCAGGCGCAGTGTCGGAAGGCCAGTTAGCCTTCGACTTCAGCATTGCTTCTCAAGCGGCTCCACAAGCCACGGAAAAAGCAGCCGATGCTTGGGCAAATACCGACTTCCGCACAGAATCTGCGGCTATCACGGTGCCGACCTTAATTATCCACGGCAAAAAAGATGCAACCGTGCCGTTTGAAACGGCTGGTCAGCAAGCTAATGAACTGATCGCGCATAGCGTGCTAATCAAATATGATGATGCCGCGCACGGTTTGAATATTACGCATACCGAACGCTTGAACAATGATCTGTTAGCTTTCTTACGTACCTAA